From Larus michahellis chromosome 5, bLarMic1.1, whole genome shotgun sequence, the proteins below share one genomic window:
- the SLC25A4 gene encoding ADP/ATP translocase 1 yields the protein MGDQALSFLKDFLAGGVAAAISKTAVAPIERVKLLLQVQHASKQITAEKQYKGIIDCIVRIPKEQGIISFWRGNLANVIRYFPTQALNFAFKDKYKQIFLGGVDRHKQFWRYFAGNLASGGAAGATSLCFVYPLDFARTRLAADVGKGASEREFTGLGDCIVKIFKSDGLKGLYQGFSVSVQGIIIYRAAYFGVYDTAKGMLPDPKNVHIVVSWMIAQTVTAVAGLVSYPFDTVRRRMMMQSGRKGADIMYKGTIDCWKKIAKDEGGKAFFKGAWSNVLRGMGGAFVLVLYDEIKKYV from the exons ATGGGTGACCAAGCGCTCAGCTTCCTCAAGGACTTTTTGGCCGGTGGGGTCGCTGCCGCCATCTCCAAGACGGCTGTCGCCCCCATCGAGAGAGTGAAGTTGCTGCTGCAG gtcCAGCATGCCAGCAAACAGATCACGGCTGAGAAGCAGTACAAGGGCATCATTGACTGCATAGTCCGCATCCCCAAGGAGCAAGGCATCATCTCCTTCTGGAGAGGCAACCTGGCCAACGTCATCCGGTACTTCCCCACCCAGGCCCTCAACTTCGCCTTCAAGGACAAGTACAAGCAGATCTTCTTGGGGGGAGTGGACAGGCACAAGCAGTTCTGGCGCTACTTTGCGGGGAACCTGGCGTCTGGGGGCGCCGCCGGAGCCACCTCCCTCTGCTTCGTCTACCCACTGGATTTCGCCAGGACCCGGCTGGCGGCTGATGTGGGCAAAGGAGCCAGTGAGAGGGAGTTCACAGGGCTGGGCGACTGCATTGTCAAGATCTTCAAGTCTGATGGCTTGAAGGGCCTGTACCAAGGATTCAGTGTGTCTGTCCAGGGCATCATCATCTACAGAGCAGCCTATTTTGGGGTTTACGACACAGCCAAGG GTATGTTGCCTGATCCAAAGAACGTGCATATCGTAGTGAGCTGGATGATTGCCCAGACTGTCACAGCAGTAGCAGGGCTGGTTTCTTACCCTTTTGATACTGTGCGACGTAGGATGATGATGCAGTCTGGCCGGAAGGGAG CTGATATTATGTACAAGGGCACAATTGATTGCTGGAAGAAGATAGCTAAAGATGAAGGAGGCAAAGCGTTCTTCAAAGGTGCCTGGTCGAATGTGTTGAGAGGCATGGGCGGAGCTTTTGTATTAGTACTTTATGATGAAATCAAGAAATATGTCTAA